A genomic segment from Curtobacterium sp. MCSS17_007 encodes:
- a CDS encoding inositol monophosphatase family protein, with translation MPETLTPAQFADLAESVAREAAALAARRRAEGVEVADRKSSIVDVVTAADREVEDLIRTRIAQARPDDAFHGEESGSDAGSTGVTWVVDPIDGTVNYLYGSEQYGVSIGVVRGSADPVTWQAIAGVVVAPATGTVWRAVSGEGATRDGVPLGVAAPASLGEALVATGFGYTADRRREQVAVLAGLIGEVRDVRRAGAASLDCCAVGAGTVDAYYERGINPWDMAAGAVIAAEAGATVRIWEAGGTRSFLFAAPAVADELESLVRRLEDDVLGA, from the coding sequence ATGCCCGAGACGCTCACGCCCGCCCAGTTCGCCGACCTCGCCGAGTCCGTCGCCCGCGAGGCCGCGGCCCTCGCTGCCCGCCGTCGCGCGGAGGGGGTCGAGGTGGCCGACCGGAAGTCGAGCATCGTCGACGTCGTCACCGCGGCCGATCGGGAGGTCGAGGACCTCATCCGCACGCGCATCGCCCAGGCGCGCCCGGACGACGCGTTCCACGGCGAGGAGTCCGGGTCGGACGCCGGTTCGACGGGCGTCACCTGGGTCGTCGACCCGATCGACGGCACCGTCAACTACCTGTACGGCAGCGAGCAGTACGGCGTGAGCATCGGCGTCGTCCGGGGGAGTGCGGATCCCGTGACCTGGCAGGCGATCGCCGGCGTGGTCGTCGCACCCGCCACCGGCACCGTCTGGCGGGCCGTGTCGGGCGAGGGAGCGACGCGGGACGGAGTGCCGCTGGGGGTCGCCGCGCCGGCCTCGCTCGGCGAGGCGCTCGTCGCCACCGGGTTCGGCTACACCGCCGACCGCCGCCGGGAGCAGGTCGCGGTGCTGGCCGGCCTGATCGGCGAGGTGCGGGACGTGCGCCGGGCCGGAGCGGCATCGCTCGACTGCTGTGCCGTGGGTGCCGGGACGGTGGACGCGTACTACGAGCGCGGGATCAACCCGTGGGACATGGCGGCAGGGGCGGTCATCGCCGCGGAGGCCGGGGCGACCGTCCGCATCTGGGAGGCCGGCGGCACCCGCTCCTTCCTCTTCGCCGCACCCGCCGTGGCCGACGAGCTCGAGTCGCTCGTGCGTCGGCTCGAGGACGACGTGCTCGGCGCCTGA
- a CDS encoding YajQ family cyclic di-GMP-binding protein, with translation MADSSFDVVSKVDKMEAENALNQAAKEIEQRYDFKGADASIAFSGEDVLIKANSEERAKAVLDVLQSKAIKRNISLKSLDAGDPYPSGKEYRIEVKFKNGIEQDVAKKIGAFLRANAPKSVKSQIQGDELRVSSKSRDDLQNTIQLLKGEEFDVPLQFINFR, from the coding sequence ATGGCAGACAGTTCCTTCGACGTGGTCAGCAAGGTCGACAAGATGGAGGCGGAGAACGCCCTCAACCAGGCGGCCAAGGAGATCGAGCAGCGGTACGACTTCAAGGGCGCCGACGCGTCCATCGCCTTCAGCGGCGAGGACGTGCTCATCAAGGCGAACTCCGAGGAGCGCGCGAAGGCCGTCCTCGACGTGCTGCAGAGCAAGGCGATCAAGCGGAACATCTCCCTGAAGAGCCTCGACGCCGGCGACCCCTACCCCTCGGGCAAGGAGTACCGCATCGAGGTGAAGTTCAAGAACGGCATCGAGCAGGACGTCGCGAAGAAGATCGGCGCCTTCCTGCGCGCGAACGCGCCCAAGAGCGTCAAGAGCCAGATCCAGGGCGACGAGCTCCGGGTCTCGTCGAAGAGCCGTGACGACCTGCAGAACACGATCCAGCTCCTCAAGGGTGAAGAGTTCGACGTGCCGTTGCAGTTCATCAACTTCCGCTAG